A genomic segment from Terriglobia bacterium encodes:
- a CDS encoding GNAT family N-acetyltransferase, producing MPQMTNMMDALVYLQAALDKGTVKMRACDIYPELKVLVDQPKGELRLTYASIAAGIVQSIAVFLQVKSVGRVACFHLGCAVIEPRRGRGLGTETVVQALDELRTGLKRNGIREFYLEAVAAKTNVASNRLARRLLSDATRDGTDTISGEPVFHYLKLIK from the coding sequence ATGCCTCAGATGACCAATATGATGGATGCGCTCGTGTACTTGCAGGCCGCACTCGACAAGGGCACTGTGAAGATGCGGGCGTGCGACATTTATCCTGAGCTTAAGGTCCTCGTTGACCAACCAAAGGGAGAACTGCGATTAACATACGCCAGCATCGCTGCAGGAATCGTACAGTCCATCGCAGTGTTCCTCCAGGTCAAATCGGTAGGCCGTGTTGCCTGCTTTCACCTCGGGTGTGCCGTCATCGAACCCAGGCGCGGTCGTGGCCTGGGAACAGAGACGGTGGTGCAGGCCCTCGACGAGCTGCGGACCGGCCTGAAAAGGAACGGTATCCGTGAATTCTACCTCGAGGCGGTCGCCGCGAAAACAAACGTGGCATCCAATCGGCTTGCCAGGCGGTTGCTCTCCGACGCTACAAGGGATGGCACGGACACAATCTCCGGCGAGCCAGTCTTCCA